The following coding sequences lie in one Crassostrea angulata isolate pt1a10 chromosome 10, ASM2561291v2, whole genome shotgun sequence genomic window:
- the LOC128167895 gene encoding uncharacterized protein LOC128167895: protein MADSDSEVEITRGEAAVKKWATMKKLSPKTADRLIELGYDSMEALSLLSEDDLGEANIPIGQTRLLLYSLKQTFPRGQAASGNNANHCNQDPQTNVDPEPNIQNIGDDDVFIRNVLGQLNGAQTQQQPSQTGPSGNMNGTNPPCTAVLDTRVNLLRSSVLADSTKKTYSSYLQPYLHFCNSKGIPLVPITPVNLARFIALLSYKLSFNSIRNYLSVVRLLHLEAGFANPLDSYYISSLLKGTKRVLGAQTVRKLPITPNILYRIFNILNFSNPKHLCFWAACLVGFFSFFRKSNLLAPSWEQFDPSKHMSRNNVRFSKTGAVIVVTWSKTIQYMQRSLLVPLPHIPKSPFCPSCILRLVFMLNPTNLPSCPAFMYTLDSKNHILSYATFLQMLKSCLSQIGLDPSKYSGHSFRRGGASFALECGLPPDLIKSQGDWKSDAYQSYLDPSLSFRVQVAERLGSEMLRRFPTPT, encoded by the exons atggcggACTCAGATAGCGAGGTAGAAATCACACGCGGTGAAGCTGCGGTTAAAAAATGGGCAACTATGAAAAAACTTTCCCCCAAAACAGCAGACAGACTGATAGAATTGGGGTATGACAGCATGGAGGCGTTATCCCTCCTTTCCGAAGACGACCTCGGCGAGGCCAACATTCCGATCGGCCAAACAAGGCTGCTTCTTTACAGTCTGAAACAGACCTTTCCGCGAGGCCAAGCGGCGTCAGGGAATAACGCTAACCACTGTAACCAGGACCCGCAAACGAACGTGGACCCTGAGccaaacattcaaaatattggGGACGACGACGTATTCATAAGGAACGTTCTGGGCCAATTGAACGGGGCACAAACCCAACAGCAACCCTCCCAGACAGGACCAAGTGGCAATATGAACG GCACCAATCCTCCCTGCACAGCTGTATTAGACACCAGGGTGAATTTGCTCCGCAGTAGTGTTCTGGCTGATTCCACAAAGAAAACTTACTCTTCGTATCTCCAGCCTTACCTGCACTTCTGTAATTCAAAGGGAATTCCACTTGTGCCTATCACCCCTGTAAATTTAGCTCGTTTTATTGCCTTATTATCTTATAAGCTTTCTTTCAACTCTATTAGGAACTACTTGTCAGTAGTTCGCCTCCTGCATTTGGAGGCTGGGTTTGCAAACCCATTAGATTCATATTATATCAGTAGCTTACTCAAGGGCACAAAGCGTGTCCTGGGAGCTCAGACAGTTAGGAAGTTGCCCATTACCCCTAACATCCTCTACAGGATATTTAACATCTTAAATTTTAGCAACCCCAAGCATTTGTGTTTTTGGGCAGCTTGTTTGGTTGGCTTCTTCTCCTTTTTCAGGAAGTCTAACCTCTTAGCACCATCCTGGGAACAATTTGACCCCAGTAAGCATATGTCTAGGAATAATGTACGTTTTTCAAAAACAGGGGCAGTTATAGTAGTTACATGGTCTAAAACCATTCAATATATGCAAAGGTCTCTCTTAGTTCCTTTGCCGCATATTCCTAAGTCCCCATTCTGCCCTAGTTGCATACTCCGTTTGGTTTTCATGCTAAACCCCACCAATCTCCCTAGTTGTCCAGCCTTTATGTACACACTAGATtcaaaaaatcacattttgagCTACGCAACATTCCTACAAATGCTTAAATCATGTTTGTCTCAAATTGGTTTAGACCCATCCAAATATTCGGGACACAGCTTTCGAAGGGGGGGAGCCTCCTTTGCCCTTGAATGTGGCCTCCCACCAGACCTTATAAAATCTCAGGGCGATTGGAAGTCAGATGCTTATCAGTCGTATCTAGATCCTTCCCTCTCTTTCCGTGTGCAAGTAGCGGAGCGATTAGGGTCAGAAATGTTACGTCGTTTCCCCACCCCCACATAA